One region of Paraburkholderia acidiphila genomic DNA includes:
- a CDS encoding cupin domain-containing protein, whose protein sequence is MSSEVATRLRYVRKRYGLSQRELAKRAGVTNGAISLIEQSRVSPSVGSLKKLLECIPMSLAEFFTFDLSEGTEVVSRRGEMPNLGNESIEFYLAGANMKDRNMGIMREVYQPLADTGPEMLVHAGHEGGVVVAGQLELTVDGTTWLLDPGDSYYFESRFPHRFRNPSANEVCEVVSANSPPTF, encoded by the coding sequence GTGTCATCCGAAGTTGCCACGCGCCTGCGCTACGTTCGCAAACGCTATGGTTTATCGCAGCGCGAGCTCGCCAAGCGTGCGGGCGTGACCAACGGTGCGATCTCGCTGATCGAACAAAGCCGCGTCAGCCCCTCGGTGGGCTCGCTCAAGAAGCTGCTCGAATGCATTCCGATGAGCCTCGCCGAATTCTTCACATTTGATCTGAGCGAAGGGACAGAAGTCGTGTCGCGGCGCGGCGAAATGCCGAACCTCGGCAACGAATCGATCGAGTTCTATCTGGCCGGTGCGAATATGAAGGACCGCAACATGGGCATCATGCGCGAGGTCTATCAGCCGCTGGCCGACACTGGCCCTGAAATGCTGGTGCATGCGGGGCACGAAGGCGGCGTGGTGGTCGCCGGACAACTCGAGCTGACCGTGGATGGCACCACGTGGCTGCTGGACCCCGGAGACAGCTACTACTTCGAAAGCCGCTTCCCGCACCGGTTTCGCAATCCCAGCGCGAACGAAGTCTGCGAAGTGGTGTCGGCCAACTCGCCGCCCACCTTCTGA
- a CDS encoding aldehyde dehydrogenase: protein MEKKTLAYWQDKAATLSIEGRAFIDGAYRNAYSGRTFDCVSPIDGRVLASVADCGAADVDAAVGAARRAFDEGVWAGLNPRARKAVLLRWAALMREHLDELALLETLDAGKPIGDTTTVDVPGAAYCVEWFAEAIDKVGGEVVPADHHLVGLVTREPIGVVAAVVPWNFPILMASWKFGPALAAGNSVVLKPSEKSPLTAIRVAQLAHEAGIPAGVFNVLPGGGEPGKLLGLHRDVDCIAFTGSTNVGKQIMQYAGQSNLKRVWLELGGKSPNIVLHDCPDLDRAANAAAGAIFYNMGEMCTAGSRLLVHHEIKDVFLAKLVEAAKAYKPGNPLDPQVSMGAIIDKIQLDRVLSYIEAGRKDSKLLTGGERVNAEGGGFYVQPTVFDTHHDTKIAREEIFGPVLSVITFSTIDEAVRIANDSDYGLAAAVWTANLTHAHEISRRLRAGTVWVNCYDEGGDMNFPFGGFKESGNGRDKSLHALEKYTELKSTLLRLR from the coding sequence ATGGAAAAGAAAACTCTCGCTTACTGGCAAGACAAGGCCGCGACGCTTTCGATCGAAGGCCGCGCGTTTATCGACGGCGCGTACCGTAACGCGTATTCGGGCCGCACGTTCGACTGCGTGAGCCCGATCGACGGCCGTGTGCTCGCCAGCGTCGCCGATTGCGGCGCAGCCGATGTCGACGCAGCGGTCGGCGCCGCGCGACGCGCGTTCGACGAAGGCGTGTGGGCGGGTCTGAATCCGCGTGCGCGCAAGGCCGTTTTGCTGCGCTGGGCAGCGCTCATGCGCGAGCATCTCGACGAGCTGGCATTGCTCGAAACGCTCGATGCGGGCAAGCCCATTGGCGATACGACCACCGTAGACGTGCCGGGCGCGGCCTACTGCGTGGAATGGTTCGCTGAAGCCATCGACAAGGTCGGCGGCGAAGTCGTGCCCGCCGATCATCATCTCGTGGGCCTCGTGACGCGTGAACCCATTGGCGTGGTCGCCGCCGTCGTGCCGTGGAACTTCCCGATCCTGATGGCCTCGTGGAAGTTCGGGCCTGCGCTCGCGGCGGGCAATAGCGTCGTGCTCAAGCCTTCGGAGAAGTCGCCGCTCACGGCCATTCGCGTGGCGCAGCTCGCGCACGAGGCGGGCATTCCTGCGGGCGTATTCAACGTGCTGCCGGGCGGCGGCGAGCCTGGCAAGCTGCTCGGCCTGCATCGCGACGTGGACTGCATTGCGTTCACGGGATCGACGAACGTGGGCAAGCAGATCATGCAGTACGCGGGCCAGTCGAACCTCAAGCGCGTGTGGCTCGAGCTAGGCGGCAAGTCGCCCAACATCGTGTTGCACGATTGCCCGGATCTCGACCGTGCCGCAAATGCAGCGGCGGGCGCCATCTTCTACAACATGGGCGAGATGTGCACGGCGGGCTCGCGTCTGCTCGTCCATCACGAGATCAAGGACGTGTTCCTCGCGAAGCTCGTCGAGGCCGCGAAGGCCTACAAGCCTGGGAATCCTCTCGATCCGCAAGTGTCGATGGGCGCGATCATCGACAAGATTCAGCTAGATCGCGTACTGAGCTATATCGAGGCCGGCCGCAAGGATTCGAAGCTGTTGACAGGCGGTGAACGCGTGAATGCGGAGGGCGGCGGCTTCTACGTACAGCCCACGGTGTTCGACACGCACCACGACACGAAGATCGCGCGCGAGGAAATTTTCGGGCCGGTGCTCTCGGTCATTACGTTCAGCACGATCGACGAGGCGGTGCGCATTGCCAACGACAGCGACTACGGGCTCGCAGCGGCCGTGTGGACCGCGAACCTCACGCACGCGCACGAAATATCGCGCCGCCTGCGTGCGGGCACCGTGTGGGTGAACTGCTACGACGAGGGCGGCGACATGAACTTCCCGTTCGGCGGCTTCAAGGAATCGGGCAACGGCCGCGACAAGTCGTTGCACGCGCTCGAGAAGTACACAGAACTCAAGTCCACGCTCTTGCGGCTGCGCTAA
- a CDS encoding MarR family winged helix-turn-helix transcriptional regulator, with protein MTTDLEKRFGFLVVDVGRLYGKRYDELAKSSLELTRAQCRMIAYLAHYGDMNQARLAELLEVAPISAGRLLERMEEGGWVERTPNPDDRREWLVSLTPKAEGVLTGARRVGDEVQAEALAGFTPEEAEQFSAMLQRVRANLGALVER; from the coding sequence ATGACTACCGACCTCGAAAAGCGCTTTGGCTTCCTTGTCGTCGACGTGGGCCGGCTCTACGGCAAACGTTACGACGAGCTTGCGAAGTCATCGCTCGAACTCACGCGCGCGCAGTGCCGCATGATCGCGTACCTGGCGCACTACGGCGACATGAACCAGGCACGTCTTGCCGAGCTGCTGGAAGTGGCGCCCATTTCCGCCGGGCGGCTGCTGGAGCGCATGGAAGAAGGCGGCTGGGTCGAGCGCACGCCCAACCCGGACGACCGCCGTGAATGGCTGGTGAGCCTCACGCCCAAAGCGGAAGGCGTGCTCACGGGCGCACGCCGCGTGGGCGACGAGGTGCAGGCGGAAGCCCTGGCGGGCTTCACGCCTGAAGAAGCCGAGCAGTTCAGCGCGATGCTTCAGCGGGTGCGCGCCAACCTCGGCGCGCTGGTGGAGCGATAA
- a CDS encoding DHA2 family efflux MFS transporter permease subunit translates to MITLSIMLATLMQTLDSTIANVALPHMQGTLSASQDEITWVLTSYIVAAAIATPLTGWLADRFGVKRLLGVAIAGFTVASALCGLSETLGEIVASRLLQGVFGASLVPLSQSILLDINPRERQGQAMAVWGMGVMVGPVLGPTLGGWLTDSYNWRWVFFINVPVGLFAFFGVSTFMPARTPGRTQRFDVFGFATLALAIGALQALLDRGEQLDWFGSLEIRIEALVAVLAFAFFIVHTATSGPGTFFRYQLLKDRNFATGTLFIFVIGAVLYATRALLPPMLQNLMGYPVATTGLVTAPSGAGTMVAMLIAGRMLKRVDPRAMLLFGFVVSAYALWQMMQYTLVLSPSDIVWPGVVQGFGLGFVFVPLSALTFSTLTPQLRADGTATYSLMRNIGSSIGISIVQTFVTRGTQIAHSDLAANITPFNPAVQQMLESGSRYDLAVLNQSITQQAEMIAYLNDFKMMFVATLLVIPLLFLIRTGPSAATVDTSHAAMD, encoded by the coding sequence ATGATCACGCTCTCGATCATGCTCGCCACGCTGATGCAGACGCTGGACAGCACGATCGCCAATGTCGCGCTGCCGCATATGCAGGGCACGCTGTCCGCCTCGCAGGACGAAATCACGTGGGTGCTCACGTCGTACATCGTCGCGGCGGCCATTGCTACGCCGCTCACGGGCTGGCTCGCCGATCGCTTCGGTGTGAAGCGGCTGCTTGGCGTGGCGATTGCGGGCTTCACCGTGGCCTCGGCGCTATGCGGGCTCTCCGAAACGCTCGGCGAGATCGTCGCTTCACGGCTCTTGCAGGGCGTGTTTGGCGCGTCGCTGGTGCCGCTCTCGCAGTCCATTCTTCTCGACATCAACCCGCGCGAGCGCCAGGGCCAGGCGATGGCGGTGTGGGGCATGGGCGTGATGGTTGGGCCTGTGCTGGGGCCCACGCTGGGCGGCTGGCTCACGGATAGCTACAACTGGCGCTGGGTGTTCTTCATCAACGTGCCCGTGGGCCTGTTCGCGTTCTTCGGCGTCTCGACCTTCATGCCCGCGCGCACACCGGGCCGCACGCAGCGCTTCGACGTGTTCGGCTTCGCCACGCTCGCGCTCGCTATCGGTGCGCTGCAAGCCTTGCTCGACCGCGGCGAACAGCTCGACTGGTTCGGCTCGCTGGAAATCCGCATCGAAGCGCTGGTCGCGGTGCTTGCCTTCGCGTTCTTCATCGTGCATACGGCCACGTCAGGGCCCGGCACCTTCTTTCGCTACCAGCTGCTCAAGGACCGCAACTTCGCGACGGGCACGCTCTTCATCTTCGTGATCGGCGCGGTGCTCTACGCCACGCGCGCGCTGCTGCCACCCATGCTGCAGAACCTCATGGGCTACCCGGTCGCCACCACGGGGCTCGTTACCGCGCCAAGCGGAGCGGGCACGATGGTCGCGATGCTGATAGCGGGTCGCATGCTGAAGCGCGTGGACCCGCGTGCCATGCTGCTGTTCGGCTTCGTGGTGTCCGCTTACGCGCTATGGCAGATGATGCAGTACACGCTCGTGCTGTCGCCCTCGGATATCGTATGGCCCGGCGTGGTGCAGGGTTTTGGCCTCGGCTTCGTGTTCGTGCCGCTTTCCGCGCTGACTTTCTCGACGCTTACGCCGCAACTGCGCGCGGATGGCACGGCCACGTATAGCCTCATGCGCAATATCGGCAGCAGTATCGGCATTTCGATCGTGCAGACTTTTGTCACGCGCGGCACGCAGATCGCGCATTCGGACCTCGCCGCGAACATCACGCCGTTCAATCCGGCGGTTCAGCAGATGCTCGAAAGCGGTTCGAGGTACGATCTCGCGGTGCTCAATCAGTCGATCACACAGCAGGCCGAGATGATCGCGTACCTGAACGACTTCAAGATGATGTTCGTGGCGACGCTGCTCGTGATTCCTCTGCTCTTTCTGATCCGTACCGGCCCGAGCGCCGCCACCGTCGACACGAGTCACGCGGCCATGGACTAG
- a CDS encoding AEC family transporter, which produces MLSAVSILLPVFGLIFAGFACRRTNVLGPAAASELNRFVVWLALPALLFDILAHATWHELYQPAFVAAFGLAGLAVFVAVVGVRVFLGRPLADASIDGLAAAYPNTGYVGFPLCMIAFGRSSLTPTTIATILVVCVLFAIAIVLIETGLQSERRPHRLAIKVVRSLLRNPLLVAPALGAVVSAAHVTLPASAETFLKLLGGAASPCALVSLGLFLAERRASGDAPRESSWWLTLSKLVAQPLITWWLAERVFGLSDQLVEIAVLLAALPTGTGPFMLAEYYRREAHVTSRTILHSTLGSLVTLTLILLHLHHA; this is translated from the coding sequence ATGCTTTCTGCCGTTTCCATTCTCCTGCCCGTTTTCGGCCTCATTTTTGCGGGCTTCGCCTGCCGTCGCACGAATGTCCTCGGCCCCGCCGCGGCTTCCGAGCTGAACCGTTTCGTCGTGTGGCTCGCACTGCCCGCGCTGCTGTTCGATATCCTTGCGCACGCAACGTGGCACGAGCTGTATCAGCCTGCATTCGTCGCGGCGTTCGGCCTTGCCGGGCTCGCGGTGTTCGTCGCCGTGGTCGGCGTGCGCGTGTTCCTCGGCCGACCGCTCGCGGATGCTAGCATCGACGGGCTGGCCGCCGCGTATCCGAATACCGGCTACGTCGGTTTCCCGCTGTGCATGATCGCGTTCGGAAGGTCGAGTCTCACGCCCACGACCATCGCGACGATCCTCGTGGTCTGCGTGCTGTTCGCCATCGCAATCGTGCTGATCGAAACGGGGCTGCAAAGCGAGCGGCGTCCGCACCGGCTCGCCATCAAGGTGGTGCGCTCGCTTCTGCGCAATCCGCTGCTGGTCGCGCCGGCACTGGGGGCGGTCGTTTCCGCCGCGCACGTCACGCTGCCCGCGAGTGCGGAAACGTTCCTCAAGCTGCTAGGCGGCGCTGCGAGCCCGTGCGCGCTCGTGAGCCTCGGGCTCTTTCTCGCCGAGCGCCGTGCGAGTGGCGACGCGCCGCGCGAGTCGTCGTGGTGGCTCACGCTCTCCAAGCTGGTCGCGCAGCCGCTCATCACCTGGTGGCTGGCCGAGCGCGTTTTCGGGCTGTCTGACCAGCTCGTGGAAATCGCGGTGCTGCTCGCGGCGCTGCCCACTGGCACTGGCCCGTTCATGCTCGCCGAGTACTACCGTCGCGAGGCGCACGTGACTTCGCGCACCATTTTGCATTCCACGCTCGGCTCGCTTGTCACGCTCACGCTGATCCTGCTGCATTTGCACCACGCCTGA
- a CDS encoding glycine zipper 2TM domain-containing protein, which translates to MNWLRRFSAARASLVIAVVLAAAGTAACTLGGAAAGGYVGNRATNGSAVGTVGGAVAGGVIGHELSK; encoded by the coding sequence ATGAACTGGCTACGACGCTTTAGCGCCGCGCGCGCCTCCCTCGTCATCGCCGTCGTGCTCGCTGCGGCTGGCACGGCAGCCTGCACGCTGGGCGGCGCCGCCGCGGGCGGCTATGTCGGCAACCGCGCCACCAATGGCAGCGCGGTCGGTACCGTCGGCGGCGCGGTGGCCGGCGGCGTGATCGGACATGAACTGAGCAAGTGA
- a CDS encoding acetoacetate decarboxylase, which yields MLMQDVRSKAFAMPITNPAYPLGPYKFVDREFLIITYRTDLESLRKVVPEPLEVTDPIVSYEFIRMPDSTGFGDYTESGQVIPVKYQGQPGSYTHAMYLDDHPPIAGGRELWGFPKKLASPTLAVHSDTLVGTLDYGPVRVATGTMGYKHRELDLAEQAKRLGAPNYLLKIVPHVDGSPRVCELVRYYLKDIKLKGAWTGPAALHLTPHALAPVAQLPVLEIIEARHLVADLTLGLGEVVHDYLAK from the coding sequence ATGCTCATGCAAGACGTAAGATCCAAGGCTTTCGCCATGCCGATCACCAATCCGGCGTACCCGCTGGGCCCTTACAAGTTCGTTGACCGGGAATTCTTGATCATCACCTACCGCACCGACCTCGAAAGTCTGCGCAAGGTCGTGCCCGAGCCGCTCGAAGTAACTGATCCAATCGTTAGCTACGAATTCATCCGCATGCCCGACTCGACCGGTTTTGGCGATTACACGGAAAGTGGCCAGGTCATCCCCGTCAAGTATCAGGGGCAGCCGGGCAGCTACACGCATGCGATGTACCTCGACGACCATCCGCCCATTGCCGGTGGCCGGGAGCTTTGGGGTTTTCCGAAGAAGCTGGCTTCGCCCACGCTTGCGGTTCACTCCGACACGCTGGTCGGTACGCTCGATTACGGTCCGGTTCGTGTCGCCACTGGCACGATGGGCTACAAGCACCGCGAACTCGATCTGGCCGAGCAGGCCAAGCGCCTTGGCGCGCCCAACTACCTGCTCAAGATCGTGCCGCACGTGGACGGTTCGCCGCGCGTTTGCGAACTCGTGCGCTACTACTTGAAGGACATCAAGCTCAAAGGCGCATGGACAGGGCCGGCCGCGCTTCATCTCACGCCGCATGCGCTCGCGCCCGTCGCGCAATTGCCGGTACTCGAAATCATCGAGGCTCGTCATCTGGTCGCGGACTTGACCCTGGGTCTCGGTGAAGTCGTGCACGACTATCTCGCGAAGTAA
- a CDS encoding carbohydrate ABC transporter permease, which translates to MNRKLKRSIWCWLALSPLVVAVLFPFAVMFFTSFKPASEVFVYPARWLPMQWRWQNYVDMWQAANFGVALRNSIVVSCLSTALALAVSLPAAYALARFPFRGRGLYRQFLLVTQMLSPILLVVGLFRLAAMIPYGDGNLVDSKIGVIVSYAAFNIAFAVWMLSSYFQTVPRDLEESAWLEGCSRTGAVFRVFLPLAVPAVVVTAIFTFISAWNEFAVVYTLIRSPENKTLTVQVTDMVAGKYTVEWQLVMAATLAATLPVSVVFAWLQRYMVKGLALGAVK; encoded by the coding sequence ATGAACCGCAAGCTCAAACGCTCGATCTGGTGCTGGCTCGCGCTCTCGCCGCTCGTCGTGGCCGTGCTGTTCCCGTTCGCGGTGATGTTCTTCACCTCGTTCAAGCCGGCTTCGGAAGTGTTCGTGTATCCGGCGCGCTGGCTGCCCATGCAGTGGCGCTGGCAGAACTACGTCGACATGTGGCAGGCCGCGAACTTCGGTGTCGCACTGCGCAACAGCATTGTGGTGAGCTGTCTTTCCACGGCGCTCGCGCTCGCCGTGAGCCTGCCGGCCGCCTACGCGCTCGCGCGCTTCCCGTTCCGCGGGCGCGGCCTTTACCGCCAGTTCCTGCTCGTCACGCAGATGCTCTCGCCCATCCTGCTCGTGGTCGGCCTGTTCCGGCTCGCCGCGATGATTCCGTATGGCGACGGCAATCTCGTCGACTCGAAGATCGGTGTGATCGTCTCGTACGCCGCCTTCAACATTGCGTTTGCGGTGTGGATGCTCTCGTCGTATTTCCAGACCGTGCCGCGCGATCTGGAAGAATCGGCATGGCTCGAAGGCTGCAGCCGCACGGGTGCCGTGTTCCGCGTGTTCCTGCCGCTCGCGGTGCCGGCCGTGGTGGTCACGGCGATCTTCACGTTCATCAGCGCGTGGAACGAATTCGCCGTGGTCTACACGCTGATCCGCTCGCCCGAGAACAAGACGCTTACCGTGCAGGTCACCGACATGGTGGCCGGCAAGTACACCGTGGAATGGCAGCTCGTCATGGCGGCGACGCTCGCCGCCACGCTGCCGGTTTCTGTGGTGTTCGCCTGGCTGCAGCGCTACATGGTGAAGGGGCTCGCGCTTGGCGCGGTGAAGTAA
- a CDS encoding carbohydrate ABC transporter permease: MSRQPRAVSAPRAPWLLIVPSLVLALFIISYPIFNIVYQSLHDVSRFGQIRGFSGLRNFYNVFGDPVFMSALRNTLIWTFFVVVGTVGISVPVALVLNQDFYGRGVARTIVMLPWSVSLTMTAVVWRWAFNDDYGMVNVTLQRLGLVSGPIHWLATPEYAFPVEICVGILVSIPFTTTILLGGLSSVPGDIYEAARIDGASAWQQFRQLTLPLLKPFINMAILLNVIYVFNSFPIIWVMTQGGPDDSTHILVTYLYELGFRLGRPGEAAAVSLIMLVILFAFSVVYLRLQAKRGSAEGDLA, encoded by the coding sequence ATGAGCCGACAACCCCGCGCCGTTTCCGCGCCCCGCGCGCCCTGGCTCCTGATCGTGCCGAGTCTCGTGCTCGCGCTCTTCATCATCAGCTATCCGATCTTCAACATCGTGTATCAGTCGCTGCACGATGTGTCGCGCTTCGGGCAGATTCGCGGCTTCAGCGGCCTGCGGAACTTCTATAACGTGTTCGGCGATCCGGTGTTCATGAGCGCCCTGAGGAACACGCTGATCTGGACATTCTTCGTCGTGGTGGGCACGGTGGGGATTTCCGTGCCGGTCGCGCTCGTGCTCAATCAGGACTTCTACGGCCGCGGCGTTGCGCGCACGATCGTCATGCTGCCGTGGTCCGTCTCGCTCACGATGACCGCCGTGGTCTGGCGCTGGGCATTCAACGACGACTACGGCATGGTCAACGTCACGCTGCAGCGGCTCGGCCTCGTTTCCGGGCCGATCCACTGGCTCGCGACGCCCGAGTATGCGTTCCCGGTTGAGATCTGCGTGGGCATACTCGTGTCGATCCCGTTCACGACCACGATCCTGCTGGGCGGCCTTTCTTCGGTGCCGGGCGATATTTACGAAGCCGCGCGCATCGACGGCGCGAGCGCCTGGCAGCAGTTCCGCCAGCTCACGCTGCCGCTGCTCAAGCCGTTCATCAACATGGCGATCCTGCTGAACGTGATCTACGTGTTCAACTCGTTCCCGATCATCTGGGTCATGACGCAAGGCGGCCCCGACGACAGCACGCATATTCTCGTCACCTACCTTTACGAACTCGGCTTCCGGTTAGGACGACCAGGCGAAGCCGCCGCCGTCTCGCTGATCATGCTCGTGATTCTCTTCGCGTTCTCGGTGGTCTACCTGCGCTTGCAGGCCAAACGCGGCAGCGCCGAAGGAGACCTCGCATGA
- a CDS encoding ABC transporter substrate-binding protein yields the protein MSFQARATTMLGKLAVALAFAGITAAAHADTVRVTVAHYSDATAPYFEKMAKQFEAANPGITIKIEDVNWDSLQQKLQTDISGGANADLAIIGTRWLLDFVKDDIAEPLDPYMDANFKGRFIGPFLAPGQINGKTYGLPIAASARALYYNKDMLASVGYPDGPKTWNDVVDASKKLKAKGIAGFGLQGKEIETDVYYYYALWTHGGEVVGKDGKAAFNSPAGVKAATLYKTMIDEGLTQPGVTGYSREDVQNLFKQGRVAMMISAPFLAKQLKKEAPNIHYGIDPIPVATTPATYAVTDSIMMFKNSKAKQSAWKFLDFLFTKEPRVQFTSTEGFLPTTKAEATDPVFQDPDTKAFIALLPHAKFAPTVTGWEDTAKAVTNAMQSVYLGKAKPADALNQAATEANKSLGK from the coding sequence ATGTCGTTTCAGGCACGTGCAACCACCATGCTCGGCAAGCTCGCCGTCGCGTTAGCGTTCGCCGGCATCACCGCCGCGGCGCACGCCGACACGGTCCGCGTGACCGTCGCCCACTACAGCGACGCCACCGCCCCGTACTTCGAGAAAATGGCCAAGCAGTTCGAGGCCGCCAACCCCGGCATCACGATCAAGATCGAAGACGTGAACTGGGACTCGCTGCAACAGAAGCTGCAAACGGACATCTCCGGCGGCGCCAACGCCGACCTCGCGATCATCGGCACGCGCTGGTTGCTCGACTTCGTGAAGGACGACATTGCCGAGCCGCTCGACCCGTACATGGACGCGAACTTCAAGGGCCGCTTCATCGGTCCGTTCCTCGCCCCGGGTCAGATCAACGGCAAGACTTACGGTCTGCCGATCGCCGCTTCGGCGCGCGCGCTGTACTACAACAAGGACATGCTCGCTTCGGTGGGCTATCCGGACGGCCCGAAGACCTGGAACGACGTGGTCGACGCCTCGAAGAAGCTCAAGGCGAAGGGCATTGCGGGCTTCGGTCTGCAGGGCAAGGAAATCGAAACCGACGTGTACTACTACTACGCGCTGTGGACGCACGGCGGCGAAGTGGTGGGCAAGGACGGCAAGGCGGCTTTCAACTCGCCGGCTGGCGTGAAGGCCGCTACGCTCTACAAGACCATGATCGACGAAGGTCTGACGCAGCCGGGCGTGACGGGCTACAGCCGTGAAGACGTGCAGAACCTCTTCAAGCAAGGCCGCGTGGCGATGATGATCTCGGCACCGTTCCTCGCCAAGCAGTTGAAGAAGGAAGCCCCGAACATCCACTACGGCATCGACCCGATCCCGGTCGCAACGACGCCGGCCACCTATGCAGTGACCGACTCGATCATGATGTTCAAGAACTCGAAGGCCAAGCAGAGCGCCTGGAAGTTCCTGGACTTCCTGTTCACGAAGGAACCGCGCGTGCAGTTCACGAGCACGGAAGGTTTCCTGCCGACCACGAAGGCTGAAGCGACCGACCCGGTGTTCCAGGATCCCGACACGAAGGCCTTCATCGCGCTGCTGCCGCACGCGAAGTTCGCGCCGACCGTGACCGGCTGGGAAGACACCGCGAAGGCTGTGACCAACGCGATGCAGTCGGTCTACCTCGGCAAGGCCAAGCCTGCCGATGCGCTGAACCAGGCCGCCACCGAAGCGAACAAGTCGCTCGGCAAGTAA
- a CDS encoding SDR family oxidoreductase: MSRVVLVTGASGGIGRALCKRFLEAGDTVLALDRDAALVEPLVEQFAAEFGAAVAARLEPLVADVSDQAAVADAVARGVAARGPVDVVVANAGGALGTTLAHTDAANWRRDIDLNLNGTYYTVEAVRASMIERRRGALVLIGSVNGLSALGHPAYSAAKAGLVSYTKALAMELGPHGIRANIVCPGTVKTPAWRARVEQHPKIFEELSKWYPLGDVATPEDIADAVQFLASPQARVITGVALPVDAGLMAGNRLMANELTLDPF, encoded by the coding sequence ATGAGCCGGGTGGTGCTGGTGACGGGGGCGAGCGGCGGCATAGGCCGCGCGCTGTGCAAACGGTTTCTGGAAGCGGGCGATACGGTGCTCGCGCTCGACCGCGACGCGGCGCTCGTGGAACCGCTTGTAGAACAATTCGCGGCGGAATTCGGCGCAGCGGTCGCGGCGCGCCTCGAGCCGCTCGTTGCCGACGTGAGCGATCAGGCCGCCGTGGCCGACGCCGTGGCGCGCGGCGTGGCGGCGCGCGGACCGGTGGACGTGGTGGTGGCGAACGCGGGTGGCGCGCTCGGCACGACGCTCGCGCACACCGACGCCGCGAACTGGCGGCGCGACATCGACCTGAACCTGAACGGGACGTACTACACGGTCGAAGCCGTGCGCGCCTCGATGATCGAGCGCCGGCGCGGCGCGCTCGTGCTGATCGGCTCGGTGAACGGCCTTTCGGCGCTCGGCCACCCCGCGTACAGCGCGGCGAAGGCGGGCCTCGTGAGCTACACGAAGGCGCTCGCGATGGAGCTGGGGCCGCACGGCATACGCGCGAACATCGTCTGCCCGGGCACGGTGAAAACGCCTGCCTGGCGCGCGCGCGTCGAGCAGCATCCGAAGATCTTCGAAGAACTAAGCAAGTGGTATCCGCTCGGCGACGTGGCCACGCCCGAGGATATCGCCGACGCCGTGCAGTTCCTCGCCTCGCCGCAAGCGCGTGTCATTACGGGCGTGGCGCTGCCCGTGGACGCGGGTCTGATGGCGGGCAACCGGCTGATGGCCAACGAGTTGACGCTCGACCCGTTCTGA